One Raphanus sativus cultivar WK10039 unplaced genomic scaffold, ASM80110v3 Scaffold0085, whole genome shotgun sequence DNA window includes the following coding sequences:
- the LOC130501045 gene encoding uncharacterized protein LOC130501045 translates to MSQKEGSGEVQISASGVRIMKVKQEAGERMKKDAKKKKAKDSIGARVKRMKKKDGKSASSGPHSPSLLKSQDVVNLVVQAHGKSDLARACTDDETPETVPEGWFCVHEKYISKCHLRFPLPTLLLDLLDHYQLALSQLCPSVIRVINGFITRAKEEGVIVGLTEQMSLFLIKESTTKDGGSGTYYLPCRPGLGIFKFTASDDDWRKKYFYVKIEPSIPVGRDLRTSWSDISEIKDPVKLSDKLTRALYRKLQHNPNTWAAYTTSRVGSARFPDRYKASFPDSVTVAGLEVSEGESIFSVSSGASTSEKTQSQKMPIQPSFRSRGPEVEADPQIVKDTHEFEPPRSKRSRTDQVDRPSRSSSSSSRGGTVGWNFTHSKPGSVFNDSWGLATLMRHMKRTGCALPSTANLTNKEEYVEIAHFMGQLAQVTELVRATKMELDQARVQVSELQAEVKKLGSKADIQQGKIESQTVDIQVKSRKIAELESARKIAEYQVKELIASSQDNQKNKEAEVKLAVRRGKKEVAGAYNKILASVKEKFAKKKDEVELQMCAQELQANTDLLKDMLENEIQNAEDEYNRLMTLMPEAAAAYEKAQVSDFSITPVEATPGDDDKEMEEEVPDKEDDPVDKGAEKSSGDKEV, encoded by the exons ATGAGTCAAAAGGAAGGTTCCGGTGAGGTTCAAATTTCTGCTTCCGGTGTTCGTATTATGAAGGTTAAGCAAGAAGCTGGTGAGAGGATGAAGAAGGATGCCAAGAAGAAAAAGGCCAAAGACTCAATCGGAGCGagagtcaagaggatgaagaagaaagatggcaagagcgcctcctctggGCCCCACTCTCCTTCGCTGTTGAAGAGTCAGGACGTTGTCAACCTCGTTGTCCAAGCTCACGGCAAGAGTGATTTAGCCAGAGCTTGTACCGATGATGAAACCCCCGAaaccgttccggagggttggttctgtgtTCACGAGAAGTATATCTCTAAATGTCATCTTAGGTTCCCTCTCCCCACCCTCTTGCTAGATCTCCTAGATCATTATCAACTGGCCCTTTCCCAACTTTGtccctcggttatccgagtgataaacggattCATCACCAGGGCTAAGGAAGAAGGAGTTATCGTGGGGTTGACCGAGCAAATGAGTCTCTTCCTGATAAAGGAGAGCACTACCAAAGATGGCGGAAGCGGGACCTACTatctcccctgtcgtccagggctaggcatCTTCAAGTTTACGGCCAGTGACgatgactggcggaagaagtatttttatgtcaagattgagcCTTCGATTCCTGTAGGCCGAGACCtcaggacctcttggtctgatatttctg AGATTAAAGACCCTGTCAAGTTATCCGATAAACTCACCAGAGCTCTCTATAGGAAGCTGCAGCACAACCCCAATACCTGGGCAGCTTACACTACCTCGAGagttggatcagctaggttccctGATCGATACAAGGCTTCCTTTCCTGATTCAGTTACGGtcgctggtttagaag tTTCTGAAGGTGAATCGATATTCTCAGTCTCGTCAGGAGCCAGCACCTCAGAAAAGACTCAgtcacagaagatgcctatcCAGCCTTcgttccgttccaggg GTCCGGAGGTggaagctgatcctcaaatAGTGAAGGATACTCATGAAtttgagcctccgaggagcaagaggtccaGGACCGACCAAGTTGACAGACCTTCTaggtcttcctcttcttcctctagaggaggaaccgtcGGCTGGAACTTCACTCACTCGAAGCCTGGATCAGTCTTCAATGactcgtggggtttggctacgctaatgaggcatatgaagagaacCGGATGCGCCCTTCCCTCAACCGCCAATCTCACGAACAAGGAGGAGTATGTTGAGATTGCCCACTTCATGGGTCAG CTAGCTCAGGTTACTGAGCTAGTTAGAGCTACTAAGATGGAGCTTGACCAGGCTCGGGTTCAGGTCTCTGAACTTCAAGCTGAGGTCAAGAAACTTGGCTCCAAAGCCGACATTCAGCAAGGGAAGATTGAGAGTCAAACGGTGGACATCCAAGTGAAGAGCCGGAAGATTGCTGAGTTGGAGTCTGCTCGTAAAATAGCCGAATATCAGGTCAAGGAACTGATTGCTTCGTCCCAAGACaaccagaagaacaaggaagctgaggtcaagcTGGCTGTTaggagaggaaagaaggaggtagctggTGCCTACAACAAGATCTTGGCCTCCGTGAAGGAGAAGTTTGCTAAGAAAAAGGATGAGGTCGAGCTCCAGATGTGTGCTCAAGAGCTTCAGGCTAACACCGACCTCTTGAAGGATATGCTGGAGAATGAAATCCAGAATGCTGAGGACGAGTATAATCGTCTAATGACTTTGATGCCGGAGGCGGCTGCTGCGTACGAAAAGGCGCAAGTCTCGGACTTCTCGAtca ccccagttgAAGCCACCCCGGGAGATGACGACAAGGAAATGGAGGAAGAAGTTCCTGACAAGGAAGATGATCCGGTTGataagggagctgagaagagctcgggTGATAAGGAAGtctaa